In Candidatus Vicinibacter proximus, the genomic stretch AGCAGATACAGAACAGTTGGAAAGAGGTGTGATGGCCGCAGGGATAGCAAAAGCGGGTCAGCTACTTGCTAATACTTATACTCTAGTAATTACCAATGTTCCTTATTTGGGCAGAAAACTAATGAACGATTTTATGCTTGAATATACCGAAAAATATTTCAGTGAATCGAAACAGGATCTTGCAACCGTTTTTATAGAACGTATCAAAAGTCTTTTAAACAGAAATTATACAATTGCTGTTGTTTCGCCACATAATTGGTTTACTATTAAAACTTATTTGAATTTTAGAAAACTATTTATTAGTAACTTCAAAATCAATTTTACTACACATTTAGGTGCTGGTGCTTTCAGTCAAATAACAGGGGAAGTTGTAAATGTGATTCTATTAATTGGGTCAAAAAATTCAAAACCAAACAACGATAATCTATTCGGCTCAATTGACGTAAGTAAATCACTTTCTTTAAATGAAAAAAAAGATGGGTTGAAGGGTGAAACTACAATGTTGTTACAAGATAATTTAAAAAACAATCCAGATTGCAGAATAATTCTAGAGCTATTAGGTAATAGCCCATTGTTATCTAAAAAAGCGGACTCAATACAAGGTCTTGTCACAGGTGACAATTTTTACCTCAGCAGAAATTTTTGGGAAGTTAAGTTAAACTCATTTGATAAAACCTGGAAATTAGTTCAGAGTGCTAATTCAAATCACAAAATTTTTGATGGTTTTGACAGAATAATAAATTATCAGAATAAGGGCAAACTGTTAGCAAGAAACCAAGGTTTAAAAGCATGGGGTAAATCAGGAATTTCAATTAATGTTACCAGCAAACTTTTTAGCTCATTATATTTTGGAGCAGCTTTTACTTCTGATATTGCAATAATTCAACCTAAAAATGCAAATGATATTTTGGCAATTTTTGAATATTGTGCTAATGAGTCTTTCTATAATGAAGTAAGAAAAATTGATAAAAAGTTGGGGGTTACAAACGCTACCTTAGTTAAAGTTCCTTTTGATTTAGAACACTGGCAAAAAGTAGCAGCCGAAAAATATCCAAATGGTCTTCCAAAACCATACAGCGATGACCCAACACAATGGTTGTTTCATGGGCATCCCATAAAAACAGACAATCCTTTACAAGTTGCTATTGCTAGGTTACTTGGCTATCGTTGGCCAGCTGAAAGTGACACAGAAATGGAACTAGCAGACGAAGCCAAAACATTAATTGAAGCAGTAAAAGCATTCGACCCTTTAAGTGATGATGACGGTATTTTTTGTATTCCATCTGTAAATGCAGAACAAGCAGGTGCTGACAGGGTAAGAACATTTTTACAATCAGTATTTACTGGAGAATGGAACAACAATACCATTGCCGATTTATTAGACAAAGAGGGAGCAACTGCATCTAACCTTGAAGATTATTTACGCAAAGAGTTTTTTATTCAGCATTGTAAAGTTTTCCAAAACCGTCCATTTATTTGGCACATTTGGGATGGCCGTAACGATGGTTTTTCGGCATTGGTAAACTACCATAAGCTAGATAAAGAAAACCTTTCAAAACTAATTTATACCTACTTAGGCGATTGGATTCGTATGTGCGAAGCCAAAAAACGCAACGAAGAAAGCGGAGCAGAAGGTTTATTAAGTGCAGCACTAAAATTAAAAGATAAACTGGAAGCTATTCTTCATGGAGAAGCACCTTACGATATTTTTGTTCGTTGGAAATCTTTAGCAGAGCAGCCCATTGGTTGGGAACCCGATTTAAACGATGGAGTACGCTTAAATATTAGACCATTTATAGAAGCAGATGTACTTCGCAAAAAGCCAAACATTAAATGGGGTATAGATAGAGGTAAAAATCCACCAAACAGCCATTGGGGCGAAATACGTGACAATGATTTACATAAAACCATAGCAGAAAAAAGAGCTGCAAGAGAAAATATTAAGAAATAAAAATGGCAAATAGTATTTACGATAAAGTAAGGCAAGCATTAAAGCAGGCAGAAAACCACAACAGTAATTTGATGGTTAAGCCCGAAGTAATTCTTTGGCCCGACCCAGAAAATCAATTCACAGATGTGATTGAAATACTGCAAAATGAAATGCCACAATTGCTTTTATACGGTAGTTATGAGCCTGCAAAAAAACAAGGTCCATCCATTTGGTTAAAATGTATGGTGGCCAAAATGCTACCCGAAGCAAATTGGGCAGATGGTGTTATTCCAATTATTTATTTACCAGGTGTAGCAAAAAGCGATTTACGCAATGTAGAAGAAGCTGGCTTAGATTTTCAACCATTAATAGAATATCAATACACTGGTGTTTTATTTATGCAAGAAAATGGGCGTGAGTGGTCAATATTAGCATTTGTAGAAAACCCGCTTAATGGCTTAGGGATAAAGGTTGCAAAAGACACCGCAACCAAAGAGTCACTAAAAAAATCACTCCCATCAATTTTTCAAGACACCGAAATTTTAAAAGGCAAAACACAATTAGATGCCGCTTTTTTAAACAACCTTTTGTTCCCCGATTTAATTCCTAATTTGCTTAAATGGATGTGCAAAGGAGACAGTTTTTTGCAACAAATGGAAAAAGGAAGAAGCGAAGTATTTAAAAATTTATGCAAAAACCAATACGATTTTGAACCCGACTACAAAGACATAAAAGCTACTTCTGAAAAACTTGGGGCACAGCGTGGCAATTGGAAATATGTTTGGCAATTGTACGCCAATGCACCAAAAAAATACCCCGAAATAGAAGCACTACTTCGATTATCAAAACCAACAGACTTAGGCAGTGGCATGTTTGCTTATCCCGAAGAAAGTTGGCCTCAAGTAAACGAAACAGCCGAAGAAACACTCCTTGCTGAATTGGTAAAACTAGCTTCACTTCAACCCAAAGAAGCAACAAGTAAATTAATAGCACTGCACGAAACAAACAAAAAACGTCTAACTTGGGTATGGCACGAATTAGGTAAATCGCAACTTGCCCATTCCTTGCAGTTTTTAGTGCAAATGGCAAAAATTTGTACCGAAGCATTCCCCTCATCATCAATTGAAGAACTAAAAAAATACTATACATCAGAGGGCTTGCAGGCAGATCAATACATGAGAAAGGCTTTTGCAGCTGTAAAAAGCGATAAAGATAAAAAAGCAATTAGGGCCATTATTCAATTGGTTTATCAACCTTGGCTTGAAATAGTAACCAATCAATTTCAATCGTTAGTAAAAACAGATGCCACCATATTTTCAAATCAAAAGGCAGCAGAGGAAACTGAAAAATATGTATTGTTTGTTGATGCTTTTAGATACGAATTAGCACAAGAGTTCTATGAACGATTAATAAAATTAAAGTATCAAGTTACTCTCAAAAGCAATTGGTCTGCAATTCCATCACTAACTCCAACGGCAAAACCAAATGTTTCTCCAATTGCAATTTCCGTATCGGAAACAAGCAATATAGAAGAATTTAGACCTCAACTAGCAAATGGTAAAGATTTGCAAACAGCAGCTTTTCGAGAGCAATTAGTAACCAATGGTTTTAAGCTCATTACAAAACCAAATGATATTGATGCTAAAGGTAAATCATGGCAAGAGATTGGTGATATTGATACCAAAGGCCATGAAGAACAAGCAGACATGGTAAAACGTGTAGAAGAATTGTTTGAACAAATTCAAGAAGCTTTAGATGTTGCTTTTGAAAAGGGTGTAAAGCGTATAAAAATTGTTACAGACCACGGTTGGTTATTAATGCCAGGTGGTTTACCTAAAACACAATTAAATGCAGGTTTGGCAGAAACCCGTTGGGGTCGTTGTGCTTTAATTAAAGATGGTGCAACAACCGACCTATTGCATCTACCTTGGCGTTGGAATCCAAATATTTTTATTGCCTATGCACCCGGCATTAACTTCTTCAAAATAAATGAAGAATATGCACACGGTGGTATTTCTATTCATGAATGTTTAGTTCCGGAATTGATAATTGAAAATCCAAATGTTGATGATATAGATGCAGATATTAAAACGGTGAAATGGGTAAATCTAAAATGTTCCATCCAAACAAATGATGTGCCTGATGGATATAAAATTGATATAAGAACAAAATACAATGATGCATCAACTAGCGTAATTGACCGTTCAAATAGAGATAAAAAAATTATTGGCAATTCAGTAACGCTTTTAATTGATGATGCCTTTGAATACCAATCTGCAACCATAGTTCTTATGGACGAAAACGAGAGAATATTAAACAAAAAAGCCAACAACCATTGGGGGTTAAAAATAATATAATATGGAATTAGATAAAATTGACCAAATTTCAGCAAAAAGCTTTCGAAGGCTTTATTGTGCGAAAAGATTTACTAGAGAAATTTTCGCAAAACCTACCCAGTTCAACTTATGTAATAGAGTTTTTACTTGGGCGTTATTGTTCTACTACCGATGAAAAGGAAATTCAAGAAGGACTTGAAATTGTAAAAAAAGGCAATTACAAGACAGAACAGTTCGTACATGTGAAGAAGAATATTTTAAATCTAAAGCCAGAGAAAAGGGTTCTATCAAATTAATTGATATAATTACTGCAAAGCTAGATACTGCAACTGATAGTTATGTAGCAATTTTGCCTAGCTTACAACTCAACAAAGTTCGTATTTCATCCGAATTAGTTAGTGCAAACGATAGAATGTTAACAGGTGGCTTTTATGCTGAAATAGAATTGGAATATGATGCAGTAATTGCCCAAGAAAACTCAGGAAGACCTTTTGGTGTAGTGAGCCTTAGACCCATTCAGTTATCACAAAGAAATGTTTTAGAAGTACTTTATAAAGGGAGAGAAAATTATACGCTTGAAGAATGGAAAGATTTCTTAATTCGTTCCATTGGTATGGAACCTAGTACCCTAACAGAAAAAGCAAAAAATGTTTTGTTTGTTAGAATGATTCCATTTGTTGAAAGAAATTACAACATTGTAGAATTAGGTCCAAGAGGCACAGGAAAGTCCCATTTATATCAGCAAATATCTCCATACTCACATCTAGTTTCTGGTGGCAAAGCAACAGTAGCTAAAATGTTTGTAAACATGGGTAATGGCGAACGTGGTTTAGTATGCAAATATGATGTTGTTTGTTTCGATGAAGTTTCAGGAATTTCATTTGACCAAAAAGATGGCGTAAACATTATGAAAGGCTACATGGAGAGTGGCGAATTTAGCAGAGGTAAAGAGCCTATAAGAGCTGATGGTGGCATTGCAATGGTAGGTAATTTTGATGTAGATGTAGAACATCAACAAAGAGTAAGTCATTTATTTGGCCCAATGCCAAAGGAAATGAGAGACGATACCGCATTCATGGATCGTATTCATGCTTTTGTTCCTGGTTGGGATTTTCCTAAATTAAATAAAACCTACTTCACTGAACATTTTGGAATGGTAAGTGATTTTCTTGCAGAATGCTGGACAAGACTAAGAGATATAAACCGAGTTTCAACAGTACTTCCAAGGGTAGATTATGGTGGTGCATTAAGTGGTAGAGATACAACAGCAGTAAATAAAACATTAAATGGTCTGCTAAAATTAATGCAACCAAATCCAGAAGCACCAATTTCAGATGAACTTTTAGAATGGGCAATAAAAATTTCATTAGAATATCGCAGACGAGTAAAAGAGCAACAGAAACGTGTTGGTTCAGCCGAGTTCAGAAACACTCACTTTAGTTATAGAATTGGTGAAGATGGTATTGAAACTTTTGTTACCACACCCGAAATACACAGTGAAAACACAATTAGTGAAGACCCATTGCCACGGGGGCAAATATGGGCACTAAATGCAGGTGGTCAAGAAGAAACAACAGGGCTGTATAAAATAGAAATCAATTCAAACCCAGGTTCTGGAGTTAAAATTCTCAATAGGCCAACTCCACCACAATTTCAAGAAAGTGTTCGTTTTGCAGAACAAAACATATATAGCAAAGCAAAAGAATTACTTGGCGACAGAGACCCAAGGTCAACAGAATTTTCATTGCAATTAAGAGCCTTTGATGCTTCTAAAAGTGGCAACGGAATGGGCATGGCAGTATTAATGGCTATGTGCAGTTCCATTCTTGAAAAAAGCACAAAAGGCGGTTTAGTTATAGTTGGTCAACTAAACTTAGGTGGTTCATTAGATATGGTTTATAATGCTGTAAATCTTGCCGAAATATCAGTTGAGAAAGGTGCAACAACTTTGCTAATACCCTTAAATGCCAGAAAGCAACTAAATGAGCTTTCAGATGAAATGATTACCAAAATCAACATTCAATATTATACAGATTTAAAGGATTGTTTGATTAAAACATTAATGGATTAATTAATAACAGAATAAAATGGCACTATACATAAACCAAACAGGCAAACTAAAAGAGGTAAAAGAAAAGCCCTTCAAACTGGAAAAGGATATTCAAAAAGTCTTTGAGGCAAACTTGTATGCCATTATGGGTTTGGAATTGGTAAAGAGTGAGTTTACCATTAAAAACAAGCGTATAGATACGTTGGCTTATGATGCACAGGCTTGTGCCTTTATCATTATCGAATACAAGAGAGATAAAAATATCAGTGTAGTTGACCAGGGCTTTACTTACCTAAGCCTAATGCTTGAAAATAAAGCAGATTTCATTGTGAGTATAACGAAAGTTTAAAACGCAATCTTAAAAGAGAAGATGTAGACTGGAGTCAAACAAGGGTAGCATTTGTTTCACCGAGCTTTACAGAAAACCAAATACAGGCAACAAACTTTAAAGACATTGCTATTGAATTATGGGAAGTAAAGCAGTTCGAGAATGACACCCTTGCCATCAACCCAATTAAAAAGTCTGTTGCAGCTGAAAGCATAAAGCCCATCACTCAGCAAACCCAATCACTAAAGAATATAACTGCCGAAATCAAAGTATATACAGAACAAGATCATATTGAAAAAGCCTCTGACCTCACAGCAGAGTTGTACGAAAAATTCAAAGCAGCTATCCTCAATCTTACTGATGGAATTGAAGTAAAGCCTCAAAAGTTTTACATCGCTTTCAAGAAAGGAAAAAACGTAACAGACATTGCAATCTTAAAAAAATCACTAAAGCTTTTCATAAATGTTAAAGCTGGACTGTTAGACGACCCCAAGAAATTAGCACAAGATGTTTCCAATATTGGGCATTGGGGAAATGGTGATTATCAAATTCAAGTGGAAGACGATAAAGACCTTGAGTATATAATGAGTTTAGTAAAGCAAGCAATACAATAATGACATAAAACTTTTTTGATGCAAGAGATTCAATTAAATATCATCCCATTTTCACCAACTGTTACAAAGTTGGAAGTAGGTTTATTCAAAGAAAAAACTGAAGGCTACGCCTCTTTGCATAAAGGCGAATATCCAAAAGAATTGTGGGAGCAATATGAAAGTGAGTTAAAAGAAATTAGTCACCTGTACTGCAACTTTTCTACTACAGAAAATGCTGATTATACAACCACAGTAGATATAAAGAAGAACAGCAATTTTGGTTTGCATTACTTCCGTTTTCTTATCTATAATTATTTGCAAGACAAAGTAGATGTCTTGTTTCCAAATTTTGTAAATGATGTAGAAGTATGGCAACACGATAAAAACAAAAGCACCACAAAATTTAATCTATACAACAAATTCACCCTTAAAGTGCAGTATGCAAGGGTATCTAATACATTTGAATTAGTAGTGTCTTACGATGGCACAGCAAAGCTGTACGCCAAATCAATGCAAGACATTGGCAACATAGACACCGATAAAATTACTTGGGTAAACAGCAATGGCAAATTATTCCGTTGGATAAAGATGCCACCGGAAGAAAAGCAAGATTTAGATAAAATATTTCCACTGCTCAATAACCCACTAAAAAAAGAGTTTGAAATACCATTCGATAAACCTGATTTCAGCAACCGCTATCCAAAGTATTTAGGATTTATAAATGCTTTCTACAATACTGTATTAAATACCAAAGGCTTTAAAAACATTATACCATTAAGCAAAGATGGTTTTTGGAAAGTGAATGAAGACCAAACTTTTAGAACCAAACACAATTCTAACGAATTGTTATTTGGCAAAAACACACTTTCCATCAATCCATTGGCAGGTATGAAAAATGGTCCGTATAAAAAATCACCGCACAATAATGTTAAATTCTTTTTCATTTACCATCCCGAAGACAAAGCCATAGCAGTTGCAAATATTTACCGCTATTTCAACAAAGGCTTTTTCAAAAAGAATGATGAAGGCCAAGAATACAGAGCATTTCCAGACATCTACACTTACATCAAACAACCTCTTCTATTAGATATTGCAAGCAATATTGAAATACAAGACAAAACAAATATTGTTGCTGAGGTTGATGCAGCCATAAAGAATACAGTAAGAACACCCAATACGCAATATGTGGCCATTTACATTAGCCCAATTGCCAAAACAGAAGAAAACACCGACCTGCTAAATGTGTACTATAAGGTAAAAGAAATCCTCATAAAACACGACATCAGCTCACAGGTTATCTTCAATCAAAACTTAGCAAGAGAAGATTTTAATTTATACTTACCCAATATTGAAATTGCATTGTTGGCAAAGCTGGGCGGTGTTCCCTGGCGTTTAAATTGTTCAACAGTCAATGAGTTGATAGTTGGAGTTGGTGCATTTTACAGCCACAGCAATAAAACTAAATACGTGGGTTCGGCTTTCTGTTTTAATAACGAAGGCATATTTGAAGGCTTTGACTGTTTCGGTGCAGATGAAACGTTGATGTTGGCAGGAAGCATTCGTAATGCTGTTACTACTTATGTGGAGCAAAAGAAAGATGCAAAAAGGCTAATCATTCACTTCTACAAGAAAATGTCCGAGCAGGAATTAGAACCAATCTTGGATGTGCTGCATCATTTAGAATTGGACATTCCTGTAATAGTAGTTTCAATCAACAAAACAGAAAGCAAGGAGTTATTGGCATTTGATATTAAAGACCCTAAAAACTTAATGCCATTAAGCGGCACTATTTTGCAAATAGGAAAAAGAGATTATCTCCTGTGCAACAACACACGTTATGCAGCAAATAGTCCAGTAAGAAATAAAGAATATCATTTCCCAATCAAACTGCACATATCAAGTACCCACCCGGAAGAGTTTGATGACATTGCTGTAGTAAAAGATTTGATGGATCAAGTGTATCAGTTCAGCCGTATGTATTGGAAAAGCATCAGCCAACAAAGTTTACCAGTTACAACCCTCTATCCCGAAATGGTAGCAGAAATGTATCCCCACTTTGAGAACGAACACTTATCCGATTTTGGTAAAAATAATTTGTGGTTTCTATAAAATAAAAAGCAATGTAAAATGAGCAGAACAATAAATACCCAGCATTTCAATAATATTTTCATCAATGCAGATACAGTGCACAGGTGTGTATTTACTTTGCTCCATAATCTTAAAAACGTAATTATATGGACTCATTAAACGACTTCTTAATTCAAAAACCAAGACCACTCCCTGTTATTGTTGCAGTAGACAGAAGTGGCAGTATGGGAACAAATGGTAAAATAGATGCCTTAAACATCGCACTAAAAGACTTTATTAATTCAATAAAGGACGAAGACAGCAACAAGGCAGAAATACACATTTCTTTATTCAGCTTCGGGGGTGAAAGTGCAACTTGTGATATCCCGTTAACACCAATTAGCCAAGTAAACACACCGGCTTATCAGGCACAAGGCAGGACCCCTATGGGTGGTGCGTTTACAATGTTAAAAGAACTAATAGAAGACAAAGTACAAATTCCATCAAGATCTTATAAACCAACAATTGTTTTGTTAACTGATGGTATTCCGACCGATGATTTTCTTTCTCCAATGAATGAACTTATTAATGATGGTCGGTCTTCAAAAGCCTTCCGTATTGCTATGGCAATTGGTGATGACGCTGACCATAATATGCTATCAAAATTTGTAAGCTCACCTGAATATTTGGTTTTGGGTGAAAGTGCAAGAGATATAAGGAAGTTTTTCAGGTTCGTAACAATGTCTGTTACCCAGCGAATGAAAAGTCAAACACCGGATATGCAGCAAATACCACAAATGCCTGATGACGAAACTCTTGATTTCTAATGGAGTTGAAAACTACAATCATACAAGCAAGTATCCGTGGCGATAAACATGAAACTATTCCCAATCAAGACTATATAAATGTCTTTGAGAATGATGAATTTCTGATAACCACAGTTTCAGATGGATTAGGTTCATCTAAAAATTCGTTAGAAGGAGCACAAATTGCTTGTAAGAGTGTAATTGATGAAATACAAAATTTTCAACTTTCGTCTGAACTTCAATTCCTCAGTAATAAGATAAAAGAAAGGTGGAAAAAGGAAATAGAATCAATTTCCAGCATTATAAGTGATTATCGAACTACCAACTCCTTTATAGCTGTTTTCAAAAAGGAAAAGAAAATAATTGTTGGTCAGATAGGTGATGTTCTGGTTTCGCTTAGAATGGATGGTTTATTCCGCTATTTAGAATCAACAAGTAAAGATTTCTCTAATGAGACTGTTTGCCTTGGTTCTGGTAGAGATGAAAATTTCAAACTGGCCTTATTTGAATTTGGGCACACATTTGATTTTTTGATTGCAACTGATGGCATTGCTGACGAATTACAAACAGAAAAAATTGAAACATTGCATGACTATTTTAAAAACAAATTTCAAAATATTGAAGAATCAAGAAGAAATGATGCTTTAAAATGTGATTTAGAAGAATTCCTAACCGAAAAAAACAATGATGATAAATCAATGATTTTCATCTGGTCAAATAAAAATTAAATGAACGTAGTAGATTCAAAAAATATTAGTTACGAAGTGCTTGAAAAACTTGGAGAAGGTTCTCAAGGTGTAACCTATTTGCTAAAAGATAAAAAGCATATTGTTAAACTCTTCAACCAAAGTTTTGATGACAATTCAACCAAATCCAAAATCAATTTCCTAATAAATTTAGGGTTAGATAAAAAAGTGTTTGCAGTTCCATTAAGACAAATTACACAACCAAAGAATGGTTATGTATCTGAATTTGCATCTGGAATGATTCCGTTGTCATCATTAAAACTTGGAACCGTAAATACAAATCTTGCAGAATGGTATTTGTCATCAGGAGGTTTATTAAAAAGATACAATGTTCTTATTCGTTTAGCAGCATTATTGAGAGCATTACACAGTAAGGGTCTCGCCTATTGTGATTTATCACCTAACAATGTTTTTATATCTGAAAGGCCTGAATCAGATAATGTTTTTTTGATTGATTTAGACAATCTCAGGTATAAAACAAGTATAGTAAATAACATCTACACCCCTTTTTATGGTGCACCTGAAGTTATTTCTAATAATGCTCCAAATACAACCATGTCCGACTGTTTTTCATTTGCTGTTTTGGCTTATGAACTGCTCACATTAAACCACCCTCTAATTGGAGATTATGTTTCTGAAGGTGAACCGGAATTGGAAGAAGAAGCCTTAAAAGGTAAATTACCCTGGGTTGACCATTCTGAAGACAACACGAATGAAAGGGCTACCGGCTTGCCTTCAGAAAAGGTAATGCCGGAAAAACTACTAAATCTTTTCAGGAAGAATTTTGAAGAAGGGCTAAATAATTCTCTTGAAAGACCAAGTATGGCAGAATGGTTTGACATGCTAAATCTTGCATTAAATGAGCTTCTGAGATGTAGTAACATCAATTGCAATCTTAGATACCCATACAACAATTCAAAAAAATGTAATTTCTGTGGTCAAGCACCTCAAAAAGTGACTCGTATTCAAATGAGAAGATGGGAGGAAATTGAATATTATGATGAGAAAACACACGAAGTAAAACAGCAGTTCTGCTTACAACCGGAAGTTTATGATGAAATTTTAATTGATGAAAACACACCAAAGGAAATTGCTGCCTTCAATTTTCTTTTAACCGAAATAGAGCCATTAGCTCCCCTTTTAAAAATTGAGTACTTGAAGGAAAAAGATGAATTGAAAATTTTACTTACACCATTAAATGGTGTAAAGTTCAATATAAGTCCCCGCAATGGGTTGTCTGAAGGTGGCAAAACCATTCTTCTTGACACTCCTAAGAAAATAAGGGTAGTTGATGCTACCCAACAGGACAAACAAAAATATATGCTTCACTTGAAAGACTTAAACACTCCACAAAGGGTGCTAACAATAGATTAATATGGCGGATTTAAAAGACATACTGAATAATTTTCCTGAAGAAACACTTCAAAACACCATTAATGGAAAAATCCTCAATGGTGCTATAAATTGGGAGAAAAAGCCAATTCTCTTGAAAGCTGAACAAATTGAATCCAACCAAATTTTATTCAGCCTTAACACAGCCCCACTGCGTGTATCATTCACAAGTAAAGCTATTGGCGACAATGAAACTGACAAAGCATCCATTGCTCAAAGCTTATTCTGGATTACTAATGTAAAAGATGAAAGCATTGAGATAAAATATCTTCCCTGTGGCACTAGCCAAACTTTCAACGAATCTCTTGAAATTGGTTTTGGCGACAATATAATCTTGGCAAATAAGAATGTTAAGATTGAGAAGTTATCTGAAAATCTTAATAATGATTTTGTATTCCAATCCGAAAGATCTGATTTTATTTTTGTTCAAACCTATCCCGGCAATACAGATTTAAGCTTCACAATACACGGTCTTCGCAAACGAGTTGATATTTTGGTGAAAGAGAATAAATGGATTGTTCAGAAAATAACCAATAAGCCATTTGCCAAAAAATACGCAGACTTTTCAATCCTGAATGTAGCTCAATACCCGTCAATAAAATTTGTAGAAGCTTCAAAAGCAAAAGAAGCTTACGAAACTATTAAAGCAGAAGAAGCAAAGGGAAATACACTTATTGCATTATGGCAAACGTATTCTGCAATTGAATTAGAAAGGGCAAACCAACTCAAGGAAAAGGTTGGTGAATTAAGTTTCACCCGTATTAGATTTCTTCCAGATGGAATTACGAAAGTTCGAATTGGTAATTTGACGGAAGAACTGAAATTAGCAATTAACGAAAGTAAGGATGATTTATTAAACACTTCACTAGAACTTACAATAGAAAAGGAAGGTGAAGTAAAGCAGGCAGAAAATAAGCGGTTCTTAATGAAATCAATAAGTAATGATTTTTCTTTTGAACTATATGATGAACTAAGTTCTATTCCTGAAACAGGTAAATTCCTTATCTCTCTAATAGGCGATGAGATTGTAAACAAA encodes the following:
- the pglZ gene encoding BREX-1 system phosphatase PglZ type B; translated protein: MANSIYDKVRQALKQAENHNSNLMVKPEVILWPDPENQFTDVIEILQNEMPQLLLYGSYEPAKKQGPSIWLKCMVAKMLPEANWADGVIPIIYLPGVAKSDLRNVEEAGLDFQPLIEYQYTGVLFMQENGREWSILAFVENPLNGLGIKVAKDTATKESLKKSLPSIFQDTEILKGKTQLDAAFLNNLLFPDLIPNLLKWMCKGDSFLQQMEKGRSEVFKNLCKNQYDFEPDYKDIKATSEKLGAQRGNWKYVWQLYANAPKKYPEIEALLRLSKPTDLGSGMFAYPEESWPQVNETAEETLLAELVKLASLQPKEATSKLIALHETNKKRLTWVWHELGKSQLAHSLQFLVQMAKICTEAFPSSSIEELKKYYTSEGLQADQYMRKAFAAVKSDKDKKAIRAIIQLVYQPWLEIVTNQFQSLVKTDATIFSNQKAAEETEKYVLFVDAFRYELAQEFYERLIKLKYQVTLKSNWSAIPSLTPTAKPNVSPIAISVSETSNIEEFRPQLANGKDLQTAAFREQLVTNGFKLITKPNDIDAKGKSWQEIGDIDTKGHEEQADMVKRVEELFEQIQEALDVAFEKGVKRIKIVTDHGWLLMPGGLPKTQLNAGLAETRWGRCALIKDGATTDLLHLPWRWNPNIFIAYAPGINFFKINEEYAHGGISIHECLVPELIIENPNVDDIDADIKTVKWVNLKCSIQTNDVPDGYKIDIRTKYNDASTSVIDRSNRDKKIIGNSVTLLIDDAFEYQSATIVLMDENERILNKKANNHWGLKII
- a CDS encoding VWA domain-containing protein, whose protein sequence is MDSLNDFLIQKPRPLPVIVAVDRSGSMGTNGKIDALNIALKDFINSIKDEDSNKAEIHISLFSFGGESATCDIPLTPISQVNTPAYQAQGRTPMGGAFTMLKELIEDKVQIPSRSYKPTIVLLTDGIPTDDFLSPMNELINDGRSSKAFRIAMAIGDDADHNMLSKFVSSPEYLVLGESARDIRKFFRFVTMSVTQRMKSQTPDMQQIPQMPDDETLDF
- a CDS encoding protein phosphatase 2C domain-containing protein translates to MELKTTIIQASIRGDKHETIPNQDYINVFENDEFLITTVSDGLGSSKNSLEGAQIACKSVIDEIQNFQLSSELQFLSNKIKERWKKEIESISSIISDYRTTNSFIAVFKKEKKIIVGQIGDVLVSLRMDGLFRYLESTSKDFSNETVCLGSGRDENFKLALFEFGHTFDFLIATDGIADELQTEKIETLHDYFKNKFQNIEESRRNDALKCDLEEFLTEKNNDDKSMIFIWSNKN
- a CDS encoding type II restriction endonuclease subunit M, which produces MAVLTPQQRNTLETAVKQARKFAEVGAFNALKAMAVNNPEPFSHMAAEQRSLRNNLRSKARLLGDELPASGAQRIDNLSYELAYETWHKMLFAKFLEANNLLIHTASGVAVTMEDCEELASDENFIDKWDAAANYASKMLPAIFRTDDPLMQVNFATDESIKLEAIIDALETEIFTADDALGWVYQFWQSEAKAVINASGDKIDGAKLPAVTQLFTEPYMVHFLIDNTLGAWWVNRNPGVKPPVKFEYLRLLEDGTPAAGNFEGWPNKTAEITSLDPCMGSGHFVASLFPVFAALRMYEEGLSKEDATDKVITENLHGLELDARCTQIAAFNLALTAWKFCGHYKELPEMNLACSGIAPKGKVEDWVKLVGKVNPDEKGRMENGMRMLYEHFQLAPELGSLLDPTTIKADVFTASFNDLQPVLKKALENEADTEQLERGVMAAGIAKAGQLLANTYTLVITNVPYLGRKLMNDFMLEYTEKYFSESKQDLATVFIERIKSLLNRNYTIAVVSPHNWFTIKTYLNFRKLFISNFKINFTTHLGAGAFSQITGEVVNVILLIGSKNSKPNNDNLFGSIDVSKSLSLNEKKDGLKGETTMLLQDNLKNNPDCRIILELLGNSPLLSKKADSIQGLVTGDNFYLSRNFWEVKLNSFDKTWKLVQSANSNHKIFDGFDRIINYQNKGKLLARNQGLKAWGKSGISINVTSKLFSSLYFGAAFTSDIAIIQPKNANDILAIFEYCANESFYNEVRKIDKKLGVTNATLVKVPFDLEHWQKVAAEKYPNGLPKPYSDDPTQWLFHGHPIKTDNPLQVAIARLLGYRWPAESDTEMELADEAKTLIEAVKAFDPLSDDDGIFCIPSVNAEQAGADRVRTFLQSVFTGEWNNNTIADLLDKEGATASNLEDYLRKEFFIQHCKVFQNRPFIWHIWDGRNDGFSALVNYHKLDKENLSKLIYTYLGDWIRMCEAKKRNEESGAEGLLSAALKLKDKLEAILHGEAPYDIFVRWKSLAEQPIGWEPDLNDGVRLNIRPFIEADVLRKKPNIKWGIDRGKNPPNSHWGEIRDNDLHKTIAEKRAARENIKK